The Thermus albus genome includes the window TTGGAGGTGTATTTGGTGGTGCGCCGGGTGGAGGGGGTGTTCCCTGGGGTGTACCATTACTTCCCCAAGGAACACCAGCTCTTCCAGATTGCCGCCAAGGTGGAGGAGGTCTCCTGGTCGGAGGCGCTTTTGGAGCTGGATTTGGGGAAGGCGGCGGCCCTTTTAGTCTTCACCTTGGTGCCGGAGCGGAGCGAGGCTTTGTTTGGGCTAAGGGGGTACCGGTATGCTCTTTTGGAGGCGGGCTATGCTGCGGGCCTGGTCCTCTTGGCGGCGGTGGGCCAGGGTTTGGCCGCCTACCCGGCGGAAACCTTTTATGATGAGAGCGTGGCCCGGCTCTTGCGGCTTCCGGAAGGGGAGTATCCTGGAGCGGTGGTGATTCTGGGGCGTTAGGATTAACGGGGTATTTAGGAAGGCATTATGGCGAGGATTCTCTTGGTGGAGGACGATCCCCAAGTGGGGGAGCTGGTGAAGCGGTTTTTGGAGAAGGAGGGGCTTGGGGTGGACTGGGCCCGCACGGGCCGGGAGGCCTTGCATCAGGTCTGGAATGGGGCCAAGCCGGACCTGGTGGTCCTGGACCGGGGGCTTCCCGATATGGAGGGCCTCGAGGTCCTCAAGGCCTTGCGGGACCTGGACCCTTTGCTCCCGGTTTTGCTCCTAACCGGTAAGGCCGACGAGGATAGCCGGGTGGAGGGGCTTCTGGAGGGGGCGGACGACTACCTGGGCAAGCCCTTCTCCCTTAAGGAACTTTTGGCCCGTATCAAGGCCCTTCTCCGCCGAAGCGGCAAGGAAGGTAGGCGGCATTTTGGCCCCTTGGAGCTGGACCTGGAGGCCAAGAAGGCCTACCTGGAGGGTCAGCCCTTGAAGCTTTCCGCCACCGAAACCAACCTCCTCTTTGTTCTGGCCCAGACCCCGGGAAGGGTGTACACCCGGGAGGAACTTTTGGAAAGGGTTTGGGGGCCAGATTTTGAGGGCTCCGAGCGGGTGGTGGACGCCTATATCCGCCTCTTGCGTAAAAAGCTCAAGGACAACCCCCAGGCTCCCCGGTTCATAGAAACCGTGGTGGGGATGGGGTACCGTTTCCTGGGCGAGTGATGGAGCGGGTGTTTGTCTACGGAACCCTAAAGCGGGGAGGGCGGAACCACCCTTTGGTGGAAGGGCTTGTGGTTAAGGTCCTTCCTGGGCAGGTGGAGGGGTTTAGCCTATACCACCTGGCCGAGGGGCCCGGCCGTCCCTATCCTTACCCCGGCATGGTTCCTGGGGAGGGAAGGGTCTATGGGGAGGTGCTCTTCCTGCCCCAAGGAACCCTCCCCCTTTTGGATGCCCTGGAGGAGGAGGGGGTGGAGTACCGGCGGGTGCAGGTGCTGGTGGAGACGGAGGAGGGCCCCCTCTTGGCCTGGACGTACCTCTACCTGGGGGAGCTGGAGGGGGCCCTCCGGTTACCTGGAGGAGTGTGGCCGCCTTCTCAGGACGGTGAAGGAGGCCTTTCCTAGGGCCAGGCGGGGGCTCGCTTGCTCACGGGCTTGCCGCGGTCTCTCACCCTATTGGGTAACCTCGAGCCATATAGTACGGCCATGAACGTGCTCATGGTGGCCCCTGAGGCCTACCCCCTGGCAAAGGTGGGCGGGCTTGCGGATGTGGTGGGAGCCTTGCCCAAGGCCTTGAAGCCCTTGGGGGTGGAGGCCAGCATCCTCCTTCCCTGGCACCGGGGCCTTAGGGCCAAGGGGGTAGGGGAGGTGGCCTATACCTTTGCGGGCCGGGAGGAAAGGGCCCCTTTGGGAGAGCGGGTGGAGGGAGGGGTGCGGTTTTTCCTCCTGGGCGTGCCCGGTTTTGACCGGGAGAGGGTCTACGGCTACCCCGACGATGCCGGGCGTTACCTGCGCTTTGCCTTGGCGGCGAGCCAGGTGGCCCGGGGGTTTGACCTGGTCCACGCCCATGACTGGACGGCCGCGCTCCTTGCCCTGACCGCCCCGGTGCCCGTCGTCTACACCATCCATAACCTGGCCCACCAAGGCCTTGTGGATCCCGCCCTTTTCTTCCACTGGACGGGGCTTCCCTGGAGCCTGTTCCACATGGAGGCCCTGGAGTTCTACGGCCGGGTGAACCTGATGAAGGGGGGCATCGTCTTCGCCCGGGCGGTGACCACGGTGAGCCCCTCCTATGCGGAGGAGATCCAGACCCCGGAGTTCGGCATGGGGCTGGACGGGGTGCTGAGGCGGCACAGGGAAAAGCTCTTTGGCATCCTGAATGGCTTGGACCTGGAGGTCTTTGACCCCGCCCGCGACCCCCACCTTCCCGCTCCCTACTCCCGGGAGGATCCAAGGGGCAAGGCCCGGGCACGGGAGGCCCTTGGGGAGCGCACGGGGCTCCGGGGGCCTCTCCTCGCCTACGTGGGCCGGCTGGATGGGCAGAAGGGGTTGGACCTCATCCTAAGGGCCATTCCCCATCTGAAGGAGCTGGGTTTTCGCCTCCTGGTCCAAGGGGTGGGGGAGGAGGGTCTTTCCCAAGCCCTTAGGCGGGCGGAGGAGGAGCATGCGGGCTTTGTGCGGTTTGTGGAGGCCTATGACGAGGCCCTGGCCCGCCTGGCCTATGCGGGGGCCGATGCCCTTTTGGTTCCGAGCCGGTTTGAGCCCTGCGGCCTGGTGCAGATGATCGCCCAGCGCTACGGCACCCCTCCCGTGGCCCGGGCGGTGGGGGGGCTAAAGGACACCGTGGAGGATGGCCGCACGGGGGTGCTCTTTGAAACCTACCACCCGGAGGGCCTGCTCTACGGGGTCCTGCGCCTCTTCCGCCTGGGGCCCGAGGCCCTGGGTCTAAGGGGCATGGAAAAGGACTTCTCCTGGGCCAAAAGCGCTGAGGCCTACCACCGGGTTTACCGTTTGGCCTTAGGCTAAAGGGGATGGTGAAGGACCTCGAGGCCCAGGCCCTGGCGGGGGATCCCGAAGCCCTGGCCCTGCTTCACTTCGTGCGGCTTCTTCGGCACAAGGACTATCCCGGAGCCAGGGCCTATGCAGAAGGTTTCCCGGAAGGGCTTAAGGAGAGGCTTTTGGCAGGCCTAGGCCTGCTGGTGGAGACCCCTGAGCGCTTGGAAGACCCCCTTTTCGCCGCGGAAAGGGAGGTGGTCCTGGGGGTTAAGGCGGTAAAGGAGGGGAGGCGGCAGGAGGCCGAAGCCCACTTCCACAAGGCCCTTTCCCTGGACCCCCACCACCACCGGGCCCTTAGCAACCTGGGGAACCTCTACCAGGAAAGGGGGGAGCTGGAAGCGGCCTTGGACCTTTACCAGCGGGCCTTGAAGCTGGCCCCGGAGGATCCCTTGGTTCATGAGAACCTGGCGGCCCTTTACAAGAAAAAGGGAGACCTGGACAGGATGGTGGCCCACATGAAGCGGGCCACCCGGCTCAAGATGCGCCCGCCTGGCCCCCTAGACCCCGTGACGGGAAAGCCCCAGCCCCGCCCGCTTCACCGCCGCATTCCCCTTTGGGTTTGGGTTTTCCTCCTCGCCCTCCTGGCCTATTTTCTCCTGAAGAAGCCTTAGGGCTTGGTCCAGGGCTTCCAGGGAACGCCCTTCCGACAGGAGGCGCCGCCAAAGCCTTCCCCCTGGCTGCCCCCGGAAGAGGTTCAGCAGGTGCCTCAGCACCGCCCAAGGGGGGGTGCCCTTTTCCACCTCCTCCGCCAGATAGGCCCGCATGCCTTGCGCCACGCCCAGGCGGCTTGGCCTGTGGTCCAGGCCATACACCTGCCGGTCCGCTTCCTGAAGCACAAAGGGGTCCTCGTAGACCGCCCGCCCCATCATGACCCCATCCACCTTGCCCAGATGGGGAAGGGCTTCCTCCAGGGTGCGCACCCCCCCGTTCAGGACGAAGGTGAGGCGGGGGAAATCCTCCTTGAGCCGGTGGACCCAGTCGTGGCGCAAGGGGGGAACCTCCCGGTTCTTCCGGGTGGAGAGCCCCAGCAAGGCGCTACGGGCATGGACGATGAACACCCTTACCCCCGTTTCCGCATAGCGTTCCACCCAACGGGCCAGGAGGGAATAGCGCTCCCCCTCCACCCCCAGGCGGAGCTTCACCGTGACGGGGATGGCCACCGCCTCCACCATGGCCCTGAGGATCTCAGCCACCCGCAGGGGGTCCAGGAGGAGGCAGGCGCCAAACCCTCCCTCTTGGGCCTTCTCCGAGGGGCAACCCAGGTTCAGGTTCGCCTCGTCGTACCCCCAGGCCTGGCCTATCCGCGCCGCCTTCGCCAGGCTCTGGGGGTCCGAGCCCGCAAGTTGCAAGGCGATGGGGTGCTCCGCTGGGTGGAAGGCGAGAAGCCGCTCGGCCTTTCCCCGGAGCACCGCCTGGTCCACGGTCATTTCCGTGTAGAGCCGCACCCTGCGGCTTATCTGGCGGACCAGGTAGCGGAAGTGCCGGTCCGTCCGGTCCACCATGGGGGCCACGGAGAGGCGGTGGTCAGACACCCCTTAAGACCTCCTCCGGGGACAGGGGCCTGGGTTCGCGGAAGACGATGCCCTCCTCCTCGCCTTCCTCGATCACCTCGAGGCCCGGGTTTCGCTCCCTAAGGAGCGCCACCAGCTCCTGCACCAGGTCCTCAGGGGTGCTGGCGGCGGAGGTGATCCCCAGGCTATCGGCACCCTGGAGCCATTCCTCCCGGAGATCCCGGGCGCTTTCCAGGCGGTAGGCCCTGCCGGTGAGGCTTTGGGCCAGCTCCAAAAGGCGCATGCCGTTGGAGGAGTGGGGGCTGGTGAGCACCAGGAAGAGATCCACATGGGGGGCGATGCGCCGGACCGCCTCCTGGCGGTTCTGGGTGGCGTAGCAGAGGTCTTTTCTGGCGGGGACCACCAGTTTGGGGAAGCGCTTTTTTAAGATTTCTATGGTCTTAAGGGTGTCCTCCACACCCAGGGTGGTCTGGGTGAGGACCACCACCCGCTCGGGGTCAGGTACCTCCACGGTACGGGGATCAGCCAAGCGGGGGTCCTTGCCCACGTGGGTGTGCACCGCCACCAGGATGGTCCTCTCCGGGGCCTCCCCATAGGTGCCCTTCACCTCCTGATGGTCGGCGGAATCCCCCACCAGGAGGATCCAGTAGCCTTCCCGGGCGTAGCGCCTGGCCTCGGTGTGCACCTTGGTGACCAAGGGGCAGGTGGCGTCCAGGATATGGAAACCCATCTCCGCCGCCTTTTTGCGCACGGCGGGGGGGTGGCCGTGGGCGGAGAAGACCAGGGTTCCGGCCAAGGGTCTTTCTTGGCGAAGCCGTTCTATGTCGGCGAGATTTTCCACGAAGTGCACCCCCTTGGCCTTAAGGCGTTCCACCACGGTGCGGTTGTGGACGATTTCGTGGTAGACCACCAGCTCCCCCGCTTCCTTCAGGGTCTCGGCCCAGCGCTCCACCGTCTGGATGGCCATCACCACCCCGGCGCAGAAACCCCTGGGCCGGGCCAGGTAGACCCGCTTAAGCCCCATGCCCCCCATTCTAGGCCTCCTTCTCCTCTTCCTTTGTGGTTTGGGCTAAGGCCTTTTGGGCCATTTCCCGGGCGAAGGCGGTCCTGGCCCTTTCCAGGGCCTTCCTGGCGGTTTCCCGCCCTTTGCCCCCTGGGCGGAATCCCTCCTGGGCCAGGGCCAGGAGGGCCAAGGCGGTGGCGGGGAAGGGAAGGTTTTCCCTTTCCAGAAGCCCCAGGCCCCTCCCATAGTGGTGGAGGGCTTCCCGGTAGGCCCCCCTTAGGAGGACCTGGCTCCCTTCCTGGAAGGCTCGGGCGGCCCTTAGAAGGCCATCCCCTTCCACCAGGGGTTCGCCCTCCTGGGCGGAGAGGTGGGCGGCCTCGAGGAGCCTCTCCAAGGCCAAGCCCCGCTCCGCTTCCGGCAGAAGGGGGGAGTAATGGGCTTGGAACAGGGGGGCAAACCAGGAAAGCCGGAGGGGTTTTGCCAGACGGAAGGTCTCCCCGTGGGCCTCCACCCCTTCGCCCAGGGCCCTGAGCAGGGGAACCAGCCTGGGAAAGCGGGCCCGCACCTCTTCCCGCCTGGCCTCCCCCTTCAAGGCCAGAAAGAAGAGAAACGCTCCTACTCTTTCCACGCCTCTACTTCCTTGTAGTGGACCAAGGCGGCGAATAGGGGAGAGGGTCCATCGGCTACGGAAAACTTGACCTCCACCAAGACCACGTCCTCCGGAAGGTCTTCAATAAAGCGGTTGAGCCTTTCCTGGAGGATGTCGGGGTCGTTGGCGGTGATGACCTTAAAGCGCACGCCCTGCATGGCCCTATTATGCCCTGCGTTCCACCAAGGCGGTGAGGAGGGCTTGCAGGTGGGAGGCGGCATCCCGTCCGGGAAGTTGCTCCAGGTGGGGGATAAGGGCGCCCAGGCCCTTGTGCGCTAGCCTCTTGGCCTCCTCCTTGGCCCAGGCCACCGCCCCCGAGGCCAAAAGCCGTTCCCAAAGCCACCGCACCTCGGCCTCGGGCTTGGCCTCCCGGGGGAGGCGCAAGAGGGCCTCGGCCCGGGTGCGTTCCTCAGGAGGCGCTTCCTGGAGGTAGCGGATCAGGATCAAGGTGCGCTTGCCCTCGTAGAGGTCCCCGGCCAGTTCCTTGCCGTAGGCCTCGTCCCCCTCCAGGTTGAGGACATCGTCCATGATCTGGAAGGCCACCCCCAGCTTAAGCCCCGCTTCCTGGTAGAGGGTTGGGGGGGTGTGTCCGGAGAGGAGGGCCCCCAGCCGTAACGGGGCCACCGCGGTGTAGTAGGCGGCCTTGTGGGCCACCATGCGAAAGTAGTCCTCAGGGGTTAGGTCCAGGCGGCCGGAAAGGGTCCAGAGGAGGTCCAGGTGTTGGCCGTAGGCGGTGCGGCGCACCACCTGGTGGAACTCGGCCAGAACCAGGGGGGGCAGAATGCCGGCCTCGAGGCCCTTCACCAGAAGCCCCCACATCTCCCCGTGCAGGGCATCCCCCGCGTTCAAGGCCAGGGGCATGGGGTAGAGGCGGTGCAGGGCAGGTCTGCCCCGGCGTTCCTCGGAGCCGTCCTCTATGTCGTCGTGGATAAGCACCCAGTTCTGGAAAAGTTCCAAAGCAGCCCCAGCCCAAAGGCTGGCCTCGAGGGAAGCCCCGTGGGCCAGCCCCGCATAGACCACCAAGAGTCCCCGGAGCCTCTTGCCTCCCCGGGATGGGTACTCCTGAAGAAGAGCCTGGTAACCGGGATCGGAATGGGCCAGGTGGCCTAGGAGCCTTTTCTGAAGGGCATCCTTCACTTCCTGGGGGGAGGGCACCATGCTATACACTTTAGGCCATGCGCGGCTACGCCCTGGGCCTTTTTGCCCTCAACCTCCTCACCCTCCTTTGGGGCACCACCTTTGTGGTGGTGAAGGGGGCGGTGGGGGAGATGGCCCCAAGCCTTTTGGTCTTTCTCCGTTTTCTTCTGGCGAGCCTCTTCTTCCTGCCCTGGGCTTGGCGCTTGCCCAAAGGGGTATGGGGGCCAGGGATGGAGCTGGCCTTTTGGCTCCTTCTGGGCTATGCTTCCCAGGCGGTCGGCCTCCTGTATACCTCGGCGAGCCGAAGCGCCTTCATCACCGCCCTCAATGTGGTACTGGTGCCTTTGATCCTGGGACTGGTGGGCCGCAGGCTGGGAGGGGTCTGGGTGGCCGCCCTTTTAGCCTTTTTGGGGGTAGGTTTCCTTTCCTACGATCCCCGGCAGCCTCCTCTGAACGTGGGGGACCTTTGGACCCTTCTCACCGCCCTCACCTATGCCCTTTACATCGTGCGCCTCGAGGTGCACGCCAAAGCCTTTCCCTCCTTGCCCCTCACCGCGGTGCAGGTCTTCGGCACGGCCTTCCTGGCCCTGCCCTGGGCCCTTTGGGAAGGGGTGCGGTGGGAAGGGGTACCCTGGGGGGCGGTCTTCTACCTGGGGATGGTGGCCACGGCCCTCACCACCTGGCTGCAAACCTGGGGACAGAAGTACGTGCCCGCCCCCCAGGCGGCCATCCTCTACACCCTGGAACCCGTCTGGGCTACCCTTTTTGCCTTTATCCTCCTGGGTGAGCGGTTAGGGCTGTTAGGAGTTATGGGGGCGCTTTTGGTAATCCTTGCCACCTTGCAGGCTATCCGCCGATCCCCAGCATGACCCGCTTCCTCAGGGTGGGGAGGGTGTTGCCAAAGGCGGGCTTGCGGTTGGTGGCCATCAAGATGGCGTCCACCAAGGCCTCCACCGGCTCCTCGGCGGCGAAGGCCCAGGAGATATCCATCTCCAAATCGGTAAGGAGGCAGGGCCGCAGCTTTTTGTCGGAGGTGAGGCGAAGCCGGGAGCAGTTGGAGCAAAAGGGCTCGGTGACGGGGTTGATGAAGCCCAAGGTACCCTGGGCCCCCGGGATCCGGTAGACCCGGGCTGGGGAGGTGGGGTCGTGGGGGACGGGTTCCAGGGGACCAAAGACTTCTTCTATCCGTGCCCGGATCTCCTTCCCCGAGACGAATCGGCGGCGGTACTCCTCGGGGTCGGAGTTGTCCAGGTGCATGTACTCTATGTAGCGCATGTGCAGGGGGCGGTCCAGGGAGAGCCGGGCCAAAGGCACCACCTCTTCCTCGTTCATTCCCCGGATGACCACGGCGTTCAGCTTCACCGGGTGAAGCCCAAGTTCTAGGGCGGTCTCTATGGCCTGCAACACCCGCTCCACCTTTCCTCCCCGGGTGATGCGGGTAAAGACCTCAGGGGTAATGGCATCCAAGGAGATGTTCACCCGGTTTAGGCCTGCTGCCACCAACTCCTTGCCCCGCTTGGCAAAGAGGAGGCCGTTGGTGGTGATGGCCACATCCTCAATGCCCTCCTTGCTCCGGGCTCGTTCAATCATCTGGGGAAGCTCCTTGCGCACCAAGGGCTCTCCCCCCGTGAAACGCACGGCGGACAGGCCCAGAAGGGAGGCGGCCTCGAGGAAATGGTCCACCTCCTCAACCGTGAGGGTCCCCGGAGGTTCGGCCATCTCGAGGCCCAAAGGATGGCAGTAAAGGCAGTGCAGGTTGCACCGGGGGGTAACGGAGATACGAAGGTCTTTGATAACACGCCCGTAGTTGTCCAGTAGCTTCATGCCCTTTCCCCCTTTGGGCCACCATACTACGCCCCGGGCCAGAGGGCAAGGGATAAAAAAACAAACCCCCAGGCATAAGCCTGGGGTTTCTGTTGGAGCGGGAGACGGGACTTGAACCCGCGACCCCGACCTTGGCAAGGTCGTGCTCTACCAACTGAGCTACTCCCGCGTAGCAAAAATCCCCCGCACCGACCTACTCTCCCAGGACCCTGCGGTCCCAGTACCATCGGCGCTGGCGCGTTTCACTTCCGTGTTCGGAATGGGAACGGGTGGTTCCACGCCGCTATGGGCACGGGGGATTCTCCTGTTTTGCCTTTCAAAATCCCACGCCACCTACGGGCGGCAGGGGATCCAGGCTGGGGTGGACATCAGGGCAAAAAGGGTCAAGACCTCGGACGATTGGAACCGGTCGGCTCAACGCCTCACGGCGCTTACACCCCCGGCCCATCCACCGGGTCGTCTTCCCGGGTCCTTACCGGCTTCACACCGTGGGAGGCCTCATCTTGGGGCGGGTTTCCCGCTTAGATGCTTTCAGCGGTTATCCCTCCCGCACATGGCTACCCAGCTTATGCCCCTGGAGGGACAGCTGGGAAACCAGAGGTGCGTCCCTTCCGGTCCTCTCGTACTAGGAAGAGCCCCCCTCAAGCCTCCTGCGCCCGTGGCGGATAGAGACCGAACTGTCTCACGACGTTCTGAACCCAGCTCGCGTGCCGCTTTAATGGGCGAACAGCCCAACCCTTGGGACCTTCTTCAGCCCCAGGATGCGACGAGCCGACATCGAGGTGCCAAACCTCCCCGCCGCTGTGGACGCTCGGGGGAGATCAGCCTGTTATCCCCGGGGTAACTTTTATCCGTTGATCGATGGCCCTTCCACACGGGACCACCGGTTCACTAGGCCCGGCTTTCGCCCCTGCTCGGCTTGCAGGCCTCACAGTCAGGCTCCCTTCTACCCTTGCGCTCTTAAGGCGGATTTCCGTCCCGCCTGAGGGAACCTTTGGGCGCCTCCGTTACCCTTTAGGAGGCGACCGCCCCAGTCAAACTGCCCGCCAAGCGCTGTCCCCAATCCCTTGGGTTAGGCCCCCAGCCGCATCAGGGTGGTATTTCACCGGCGCCTCCACCGTCCCCGAAAGGGCGGCTTCCCAGGCTCCCACCTATCCTACGCAGACGCGACCAAGAGCCAACACCAGGCTGCAGTAAAGCTCCACGGGGTCTTTTCGTCCTGCCACGGGTAGGCCGCATCTTCACGGCCAGTTCAATTTCACCGGGTCCCTCGCCGAGACAGCGCTCCGGTCGTTACGCTTTTCGTGCAGGTCGGAACTTACCCGACAAGGAATTTCGCTACCTTAGGACCGTTATAGTTACGGCCGCCGTTCACCGGGGCTTCGGTTCAGGGCTTGCACCCCTCCCCTTGACCTTCCGGCACCGGGCAAGCGTCGCTCCCTATACCTCCCCTTACGGGTTCGCAGAGAGCTGTGTTTTTGGTAAACAGTCGCCAGAGCCTGTTCACTGCGGCTCGCCAACGGCGAGCACCCCTTCTCCCGAAGTTACGGGGCTAACTTGCAAAGTTCCTTGGCGAGGGTTATCCCGCGCGCCTGAGTGCTCTCGCACCCGCCCACCTGTGTCGGTTTCCGGTACGGGTTCCCATGGGTTGTGCTTAGAGGCTTTTCTCGGCTCCCTGGCTTCAGGGGGTTGTCACCCTCACGGGCTTCCCCACCACGCAGAGCCCACGGGGAGCGGATTTGCCTACCCCCCACCCTGCGCTTCTGGCCGGGCTCGTCCATGGCTCCGGTCCCCCTAGCCTAGAGCGTCCCCCCATCGCACCCATGGGAAGGGCCGGAATATTAACCGGCTGCCCTTCGGCTACGCCTCTCGGCCTCACCTTAGGCCCCGCCTAACCCTACGCTGACGACCATGGCGTAGGAACCCTTGGGCTTACGGCGACAGGGATTCTCACCCTGTTTATCGTTACTCATGCCGGCATTCGCACTTCCCTTACCTCCAGCCGCCCTCGCGGACAGCCTTCATCGGCATCGGGAACGCTCCCCTACCGCCTGAGGGTTAAACCCCCAGACCCGCAGCTTCGGCGCTGGGCTTAAGCCCCGATCATTTTCGGCGCAGCGTCACTCGACCAGTGAGCTATTACGCACTCTTTAAAGGATGGCTGCTTCTAAGCCAACCTCCTGGCTGTCTCAGCAACGCCACATCCTTTCCCACTTAGCCCAGACTTCGGGACCTTAGCTGGCGGT containing:
- a CDS encoding DMT family transporter gives rise to the protein MRGYALGLFALNLLTLLWGTTFVVVKGAVGEMAPSLLVFLRFLLASLFFLPWAWRLPKGVWGPGMELAFWLLLGYASQAVGLLYTSASRSAFITALNVVLVPLILGLVGRRLGGVWVAALLAFLGVGFLSYDPRQPPLNVGDLWTLLTALTYALYIVRLEVHAKAFPSLPLTAVQVFGTAFLALPWALWEGVRWEGVPWGAVFYLGMVATALTTWLQTWGQKYVPAPQAAILYTLEPVWATLFAFILLGERLGLLGVMGALLVILATLQAIRRSPA
- a CDS encoding gamma-glutamylcyclotransferase family protein, with the translated sequence MERVFVYGTLKRGGRNHPLVEGLVVKVLPGQVEGFSLYHLAEGPGRPYPYPGMVPGEGRVYGEVLFLPQGTLPLLDALEEEGVEYRRVQVLVETEEGPLLAWTYLYLGELEGALRLPGGVWPPSQDGEGGLS
- a CDS encoding tetratricopeptide repeat protein, whose protein sequence is MVKDLEAQALAGDPEALALLHFVRLLRHKDYPGARAYAEGFPEGLKERLLAGLGLLVETPERLEDPLFAAEREVVLGVKAVKEGRRQEAEAHFHKALSLDPHHHRALSNLGNLYQERGELEAALDLYQRALKLAPEDPLVHENLAALYKKKGDLDRMVAHMKRATRLKMRPPGPLDPVTGKPQPRPLHRRIPLWVWVFLLALLAYFLLKKP
- a CDS encoding SagB/ThcOx family dehydrogenase, with the protein product MEKHPGKLFYRLTRLTQGEELPLKRKPKAKVYANPLETQALPPFREEGGPPLFRVLSQLKPFLPEVGSALTLKDLSQVLYPLAERSGRRGFPSAGEAYPLEVYLVVRRVEGVFPGVYHYFPKEHQLFQIAAKVEEVSWSEALLELDLGKAAALLVFTLVPERSEALFGLRGYRYALLEAGYAAGLVLLAAVGQGLAAYPAETFYDESVARLLRLPEGEYPGAVVILGR
- a CDS encoding glycogen synthase produces the protein MNVLMVAPEAYPLAKVGGLADVVGALPKALKPLGVEASILLPWHRGLRAKGVGEVAYTFAGREERAPLGERVEGGVRFFLLGVPGFDRERVYGYPDDAGRYLRFALAASQVARGFDLVHAHDWTAALLALTAPVPVVYTIHNLAHQGLVDPALFFHWTGLPWSLFHMEALEFYGRVNLMKGGIVFARAVTTVSPSYAEEIQTPEFGMGLDGVLRRHREKLFGILNGLDLEVFDPARDPHLPAPYSREDPRGKARAREALGERTGLRGPLLAYVGRLDGQKGLDLILRAIPHLKELGFRLLVQGVGEEGLSQALRRAEEEHAGFVRFVEAYDEALARLAYAGADALLVPSRFEPCGLVQMIAQRYGTPPVARAVGGLKDTVEDGRTGVLFETYHPEGLLYGVLRLFRLGPEALGLRGMEKDFSWAKSAEAYHRVYRLALG
- a CDS encoding polyprenyl synthetase family protein, which gives rise to MVPSPQEVKDALQKRLLGHLAHSDPGYQALLQEYPSRGGKRLRGLLVVYAGLAHGASLEASLWAGAALELFQNWVLIHDDIEDGSEERRGRPALHRLYPMPLALNAGDALHGEMWGLLVKGLEAGILPPLVLAEFHQVVRRTAYGQHLDLLWTLSGRLDLTPEDYFRMVAHKAAYYTAVAPLRLGALLSGHTPPTLYQEAGLKLGVAFQIMDDVLNLEGDEAYGKELAGDLYEGKRTLILIRYLQEAPPEERTRAEALLRLPREAKPEAEVRWLWERLLASGAVAWAKEEAKRLAHKGLGALIPHLEQLPGRDAASHLQALLTALVERRA
- the dusA gene encoding tRNA dihydrouridine(20/20a) synthase DusA, translating into MSDHRLSVAPMVDRTDRHFRYLVRQISRRVRLYTEMTVDQAVLRGKAERLLAFHPAEHPIALQLAGSDPQSLAKAARIGQAWGYDEANLNLGCPSEKAQEGGFGACLLLDPLRVAEILRAMVEAVAIPVTVKLRLGVEGERYSLLARWVERYAETGVRVFIVHARSALLGLSTRKNREVPPLRHDWVHRLKEDFPRLTFVLNGGVRTLEEALPHLGKVDGVMMGRAVYEDPFVLQEADRQVYGLDHRPSRLGVAQGMRAYLAEEVEKGTPPWAVLRHLLNLFRGQPGGRLWRRLLSEGRSLEALDQALRLLQEKIGQEGEEENPNPKGNAAVKRAGLGLSRHGV
- the moaA gene encoding GTP 3',8-cyclase MoaA; translated protein: MKLLDNYGRVIKDLRISVTPRCNLHCLYCHPLGLEMAEPPGTLTVEEVDHFLEAASLLGLSAVRFTGGEPLVRKELPQMIERARSKEGIEDVAITTNGLLFAKRGKELVAAGLNRVNISLDAITPEVFTRITRGGKVERVLQAIETALELGLHPVKLNAVVIRGMNEEEVVPLARLSLDRPLHMRYIEYMHLDNSDPEEYRRRFVSGKEIRARIEEVFGPLEPVPHDPTSPARVYRIPGAQGTLGFINPVTEPFCSNCSRLRLTSDKKLRPCLLTDLEMDISWAFAAEEPVEALVDAILMATNRKPAFGNTLPTLRKRVMLGIGG
- the ispH gene encoding 4-hydroxy-3-methylbut-2-enyl diphosphate reductase, with protein sequence MGGMGLKRVYLARPRGFCAGVVMAIQTVERWAETLKEAGELVVYHEIVHNRTVVERLKAKGVHFVENLADIERLRQERPLAGTLVFSAHGHPPAVRKKAAEMGFHILDATCPLVTKVHTEARRYAREGYWILLVGDSADHQEVKGTYGEAPERTILVAVHTHVGKDPRLADPRTVEVPDPERVVVLTQTTLGVEDTLKTIEILKKRFPKLVVPARKDLCYATQNRQEAVRRIAPHVDLFLVLTSPHSSNGMRLLELAQSLTGRAYRLESARDLREEWLQGADSLGITSAASTPEDLVQELVALLRERNPGLEVIEEGEEEGIVFREPRPLSPEEVLRGV
- a CDS encoding response regulator transcription factor — its product is MARILLVEDDPQVGELVKRFLEKEGLGVDWARTGREALHQVWNGAKPDLVVLDRGLPDMEGLEVLKALRDLDPLLPVLLLTGKADEDSRVEGLLEGADDYLGKPFSLKELLARIKALLRRSGKEGRRHFGPLELDLEAKKAYLEGQPLKLSATETNLLFVLAQTPGRVYTREELLERVWGPDFEGSERVVDAYIRLLRKKLKDNPQAPRFIETVVGMGYRFLGE